In one window of Meiothermus sp. DNA:
- a CDS encoding DUF6691 family protein has translation MAFPIPDEFKVEAQTTRPTGSLLAYVPYLLAGAFFGIVAIRSEIASWYRIYEMFRFESFHMYGVIGSAVLTAALSLWLLRRLGVKSRDGEPLRIRPSDPGRYRYILGGVVFGLGWGLVGACPGPIYALLGSGYAGALLILLGALLGTYAYGLVQHRLPH, from the coding sequence ATGGCCTTTCCCATACCCGATGAGTTCAAGGTCGAAGCACAGACCACAAGGCCCACCGGCAGCCTCCTGGCATACGTACCTTATTTATTGGCGGGGGCTTTTTTTGGTATCGTGGCCATTCGCTCCGAGATTGCCTCCTGGTACCGCATCTACGAGATGTTCCGCTTTGAGTCGTTTCACATGTACGGGGTTATTGGCAGTGCGGTATTGACCGCAGCCCTTTCGCTGTGGCTGCTGAGGCGGCTTGGGGTCAAATCCCGCGATGGGGAACCCCTGCGCATCCGCCCATCTGATCCGGGCCGCTACCGCTACATTTTGGGCGGGGTGGTGTTTGGGCTGGGCTGGGGGCTGGTGGGGGCCTGCCCAGGGCCCATTTACGCCCTGCTGGGCAGCGGGTATGCGGGTGCGCTGCTGATTTTGCTGGGGGCGCTGCTGGGCACTTATGCGTATGGCCTCGTGCAGCACCGGCTGCCGCATTGA
- a CDS encoding YeeE/YedE family protein — MEWLTQPWPWYVAGPLIGLTVPLLLLMGNRRFGISSSLRHLCAALGSRQPFFRYNWRAESWNLAFVLGIAAGGFVAGALWANPNPVSLNPQTALALAQMGVSADSGFLPQELFSWQAVLSLPGALFLLLGGFLIGFGARWAAGCTSGHSITGLAALQLPSLLATLGFFVGGLISAHLLLPWLLSWR; from the coding sequence ATGGAATGGCTCACCCAACCCTGGCCCTGGTACGTAGCGGGCCCCCTGATTGGCCTGACCGTGCCCCTCTTGCTCCTGATGGGCAACCGGCGCTTTGGCATCTCTTCCTCGCTGCGGCACCTCTGCGCGGCCCTGGGCAGCCGGCAGCCCTTCTTCCGCTATAACTGGCGGGCCGAAAGCTGGAACCTGGCTTTTGTGCTGGGCATCGCGGCGGGCGGGTTTGTGGCCGGGGCGCTCTGGGCCAACCCCAACCCGGTATCGCTCAACCCCCAGACTGCCCTCGCCCTGGCGCAGATGGGAGTTTCGGCGGACTCGGGCTTCTTGCCCCAAGAACTTTTTTCCTGGCAAGCGGTGCTGAGCCTGCCGGGGGCCTTGTTTTTGCTCCTGGGCGGGTTCCTGATTGGCTTTGGGGCGCGCTGGGCGGCAGGGTGTACCTCGGGGCATTCCATTACCGGGCTGGCCGCACTGCAACTACCTTCCTTGCTGGCCACACTGGGCTTCTTTGTGGGGGGGCTGATATCGGCCCACCTGCTCCTGCCCTGGCTCCTTTCCTGGAGGTAA
- a CDS encoding class I SAM-dependent methyltransferase, producing MAGFTARLEPRLMAVAQEIRAPTHADIGADHALLPRYLLLSGRVERVIVVEKNRGPWENSRRALAGLNAEVRLGDGLSALQAGEATALSLCGMGAGRMVRILSAHPSRLPPRLVLQPNDSAEPLRRWALSAGFALVNEQMVEGFWRYGILTLQRGTCTAYAGLPLEPALRYGPLLLKARHPLLKAALQEQQQYLQKLVQVEKVRAELEVLGQALALLGV from the coding sequence ATGGCTGGATTTACCGCTAGATTGGAGCCCCGTCTGATGGCGGTAGCCCAGGAAATCAGGGCACCTACCCATGCCGATATCGGGGCCGACCATGCTCTTTTGCCGCGCTATCTGCTCCTGTCCGGGCGGGTGGAGCGGGTGATTGTGGTGGAGAAAAACCGGGGGCCCTGGGAGAACTCGAGGCGAGCCCTTGCGGGCCTGAACGCCGAGGTGCGCTTAGGCGATGGCCTTTCGGCTTTGCAGGCGGGCGAGGCCACCGCCCTGAGCCTGTGTGGGATGGGGGCCGGTCGCATGGTTCGCATCCTCTCGGCCCACCCCAGCAGGCTGCCCCCCCGCCTGGTGCTCCAGCCCAACGATAGCGCCGAACCCCTGCGCCGCTGGGCGCTTTCTGCTGGGTTCGCCCTGGTGAACGAACAGATGGTGGAGGGCTTCTGGCGCTATGGCATCCTTACCCTACAGCGCGGCACTTGTACGGCCTATGCGGGGTTGCCGCTCGAGCCGGCCCTGCGCTACGGGCCGTTGCTGCTCAAGGCCCGGCACCCCCTGCTCAAAGCCGCTCTGCAAGAGCAGCAGCAGTATTTACAAAAGCTGGTGCAGGTAGAGAAAGTTCGGGCCGAGCTCGAGGTGCTGGGGCAGGCCCTGGCGCTATTGGGTGTGTAG
- a CDS encoding anion transporter, which yields MEYLAYAVLLLTYLGLGLGYWPGYRMNRAAIALTGAAFLIVLGVLDFERAWRALEPHTLGFLFGVMVLNTHLGYAGFFQLVLNWLVHLARSPLGLLVWLTFGTGVLSALFLNDTIAILFTPLVLALTRTLGLPPVPYLLALAGATNLGSVATLTGNPQNIVVGSLSRISYLDFAAALTPVALLGLLVQVGLLYLFYPALRSLKPLPPLPPLRFRYNRALLFKGLWITLALLTAFVLGYPLAQAALIAAGLLLWSRRIRSERFFMRVDWELLVMFSGLFMVTAAVKELGLLVRIEPLASSAAGLAAVTVLLSNLISNVPAVLLLYPLIPAGDTQGWLLLAAASTLAGNLTLLGSVANLIVAEAARREGYHLGFMEHLRFGLPLTLVTLLIAYGWIYR from the coding sequence GTGGAGTACCTTGCCTATGCTGTCTTGCTGCTAACCTACCTGGGTCTGGGCCTGGGTTACTGGCCGGGCTACCGCATGAACCGGGCGGCCATCGCCCTCACCGGCGCAGCTTTTCTGATTGTGCTGGGGGTGCTCGACTTTGAGCGGGCCTGGCGGGCCCTGGAACCCCATACCCTGGGCTTTTTGTTTGGGGTGATGGTACTCAACACCCACCTGGGCTATGCGGGGTTTTTTCAGCTCGTACTCAACTGGCTGGTGCACCTAGCCCGCTCACCGTTGGGCCTGTTGGTTTGGCTGACCTTTGGCACCGGCGTTCTGTCGGCCTTGTTCCTCAACGACACCATCGCCATCCTCTTTACCCCGCTGGTGCTGGCCCTTACGCGCACCCTGGGGCTGCCGCCGGTACCCTACCTGCTGGCTCTGGCCGGGGCGACCAACCTGGGCAGCGTGGCCACCCTGACCGGCAACCCCCAGAACATTGTGGTGGGAAGCCTCTCCCGCATCAGCTACCTGGACTTTGCCGCTGCCCTGACCCCGGTGGCCTTGCTGGGCCTTCTGGTACAGGTGGGGCTTTTGTATCTCTTCTATCCGGCGCTGCGCTCCCTGAAGCCCCTGCCGCCCTTGCCGCCCCTGCGCTTCCGCTACAACCGGGCGCTGTTGTTCAAGGGCCTCTGGATTACCCTGGCCCTGCTGACCGCCTTTGTGCTGGGCTATCCGCTGGCCCAGGCTGCTCTGATAGCCGCCGGGCTTCTGCTGTGGAGCCGCCGGATTCGCTCCGAGCGCTTTTTTATGCGGGTGGACTGGGAGCTGCTGGTGATGTTCTCGGGGCTTTTTATGGTCACGGCTGCCGTCAAGGAGCTGGGCCTGCTGGTTCGAATTGAGCCTCTGGCCAGCTCGGCGGCGGGCCTGGCCGCCGTGACGGTACTCCTCTCCAACCTGATCTCCAATGTGCCGGCAGTGCTGCTGTTGTACCCTCTAATCCCCGCCGGCGACACCCAGGGCTGGCTTTTGCTGGCGGCGGCCTCGACCCTGGCGGGCAACCTGACCCTATTGGGGTCGGTGGCCAACCTGATTGTGGCCGAGGCCGCAAGGCGCGAAGGCTACCATCTAGGCTTTATGGAGCACCTGCGCTTTGGCCTGCCGCTCACGCTGGTTACTTTGCTGATCGCTTATGGCTGGATTTACCGCTAG
- a CDS encoding PEGA domain-containing protein — MKKIVGILGLALLSSALAQPLRPQSIIVNPTPPQDLQVRVWVDKDPNKTGNPVYQFGENIQISVQVSQPAYVYLFSVRATGEISGILPNAFEQQNLLQAGEVRTFPGPGARYTFTVEGPAGQDRVLAVASRRPLDVSEIINIQTGEARIQGESNLARALSIVVTPIPTTDWVTDEAYYIAGQLPPPPPTTGTLSVSSIPSGAQVLINGRAVGNTPLSIELQPGSYNLELRLSGYNPSRTPVTIQAGRVTQLNLPLVATPPPTGVLAVDSNPRGAQVLINGRLVGSTPLNLTLNPGTYTVELRRSGFSPFRTNVTVQAGRTTRLSINLVGIAPPPQPVQPVQPVQPVQPVQPVQPVRPPSGSYTYTCQGGTLVVNYISSNQVRLFYDGAFQTLPLVRSGAELVYSNNTYTWEIGQLGRLLVRGQVALFNCRI; from the coding sequence ATGAAAAAAATCGTTGGTATTTTGGGCCTGGCTTTGCTCTCCTCGGCCCTGGCGCAACCCTTGCGCCCCCAGAGCATTATCGTGAACCCCACGCCCCCGCAGGACCTTCAGGTGCGGGTCTGGGTAGACAAAGACCCCAACAAAACCGGCAACCCGGTCTACCAGTTTGGCGAGAACATCCAGATCTCGGTGCAGGTCAGCCAGCCGGCTTATGTCTACCTTTTTAGCGTGCGGGCGACCGGCGAGATTAGCGGGATTCTCCCCAACGCCTTTGAGCAGCAAAACCTGTTGCAAGCCGGCGAAGTACGTACCTTCCCCGGCCCCGGAGCCCGCTACACCTTTACCGTGGAAGGCCCGGCCGGGCAGGATCGGGTGCTGGCCGTGGCCAGCCGCCGCCCGCTGGATGTTTCGGAGATTATCAACATCCAGACCGGCGAGGCCCGCATCCAGGGCGAGAGCAACCTGGCCAGGGCCCTCTCGATTGTGGTGACGCCCATCCCCACCACCGACTGGGTAACCGACGAAGCCTACTACATCGCCGGGCAGCTTCCGCCACCCCCGCCCACTACTGGCACCCTGTCGGTCAGCAGCATCCCCAGCGGCGCCCAGGTGCTGATCAACGGGCGCGCGGTGGGCAATACGCCTTTGTCCATCGAGTTGCAACCTGGCAGCTATAACCTCGAGCTGCGCCTCAGCGGCTACAACCCCTCGCGCACCCCCGTCACCATCCAGGCCGGGCGGGTTACCCAGCTCAATCTGCCGCTCGTTGCCACCCCACCGCCCACCGGTGTCCTGGCGGTGGACAGCAACCCCAGGGGCGCCCAGGTGCTGATTAATGGCCGCCTGGTGGGCAGCACCCCCCTCAACCTCACCCTCAACCCCGGCACCTACACCGTGGAACTGCGCCGCAGTGGGTTCAGCCCCTTCCGCACCAACGTCACCGTCCAGGCGGGCCGTACCACGCGCCTCAGCATCAATTTGGTGGGCATTGCGCCGCCGCCGCAACCCGTCCAGCCCGTGCAGCCTGTTCAGCCGGTTCAACCTGTGCAGCCCGTTCAGCCGGTGCGGCCTCCCTCGGGTTCTTACACCTACACCTGCCAGGGCGGTACCCTGGTGGTGAACTACATCAGCAGCAACCAGGTGCGCCTGTTCTACGACGGGGCCTTCCAGACCCTGCCGCTGGTTCGTAGCGGGGCCGAGCTGGTTTACTCCAACAACACCTACACCTGGGAGATTGGGCAGCTTGGGCGCCTGCTGGTGCGGGGTCAGGTGGCCCTGTTCAACTGCCGCATCTAA